One Nostocoides sp. HKS02 genomic window carries:
- a CDS encoding LacI family DNA-binding transcriptional regulator, translating into MASVSIKDVAARAGVSLGTVSNVLNRPAAVRPATRARVEAAIAELGFVPNGSARQLAAGRSRTIAYLVLDTANPFFNDVARGIEEVARTSGLSLFLCNSDQDAEREDEYLEQLAQLRVRGVLITAMDYSNPRLKGLRDQGVPVVLVDRAPDTPEDWCTVGVDDVTGGSLAISHLVEGGHRRLALVGGPGNIPQVADRHTGAVNAMVDAGLDPQDLVWIQTDALTIADGRRAGERLLGLPKRRRPSGVFCANDLLALGLLQHLIQHGVRVPEDVAIVGYDDIEYAAGAAVPLTSVAQPRLLLGRTAARLLAEESEAGTDHQHQHVVFPPELVARASTAVTRTGP; encoded by the coding sequence ATGGCATCGGTGAGCATCAAGGACGTGGCGGCGCGGGCCGGGGTCTCCCTCGGCACGGTATCCAACGTGCTCAACCGGCCGGCCGCCGTGCGCCCAGCGACCCGCGCCCGGGTCGAGGCCGCCATAGCCGAGCTGGGGTTCGTCCCCAATGGCTCGGCGAGGCAGCTCGCCGCCGGTCGCAGCCGGACCATCGCCTATCTGGTCCTCGACACCGCCAACCCGTTCTTCAACGACGTCGCCCGCGGCATCGAGGAGGTGGCGCGCACCAGCGGACTGTCGCTCTTTCTCTGCAACAGCGACCAGGACGCCGAGCGTGAGGACGAGTACCTCGAGCAGCTCGCCCAGCTTCGCGTGCGGGGTGTCCTCATCACTGCCATGGACTACTCCAACCCGCGGCTGAAGGGGCTGCGCGACCAGGGCGTGCCGGTCGTGCTCGTCGACCGCGCACCGGACACCCCCGAGGACTGGTGCACCGTCGGCGTCGACGACGTCACCGGCGGCAGCCTCGCCATCAGCCACCTGGTCGAGGGCGGCCACCGCAGGCTCGCCCTGGTGGGCGGTCCCGGCAACATCCCGCAGGTCGCCGACCGTCACACCGGAGCCGTCAACGCCATGGTGGATGCGGGGCTGGACCCACAGGACCTCGTCTGGATCCAGACCGACGCCCTCACCATCGCTGACGGGCGCCGGGCGGGTGAGCGGCTGCTTGGGCTGCCCAAGCGCCGCAGGCCGAGCGGGGTCTTCTGTGCCAACGACCTGCTCGCCTTGGGGCTGCTCCAGCACCTCATCCAGCACGGGGTCCGCGTCCCGGAGGACGTCGCCATCGTGGGGTACGACGACATCGAGTACGCCGCCGGTGCGGCCGTCCCGCTGACCTCCGTCGCCCAGCCCCGGCTGCTCCTCGGCCGGACTGCCGCACGGCTCCTGGCAGAGGAGAGCGAAGCCGGAACCGACCACCAGCACCAGCACGTCGTCTTCCCCCCGGAGCTGGTGGCCAGGGCGTCCACCGCGGTCACGAGGACCGGTCCGTGA
- a CDS encoding (Fe-S)-binding protein, which produces MKIALFVTCLGDVVFPDVGKATVTVLERLGHEVVFPGEQTCCGQMHTNTGYQRDALGLVAHHVEVFEAALAAGCEAVVAPSGSCAGSVRHQHAAVARRFGDEALAVRAEAVAARTYELSQLLVEVLGVTDVGASFPHRVTYHPTCHSLRLLGVGDAPLRLLREVRGIDLVELPTAEVCCGFGGTFSVKNAETSTAMLADKMTAVLTTRAEVVTAGDASCLMHIGGGLSRLRTGVRPVHLAEILASTEGGTR; this is translated from the coding sequence GTGAAGATCGCGCTGTTCGTGACCTGCCTGGGTGACGTGGTGTTCCCCGACGTGGGCAAGGCCACGGTGACGGTGCTCGAGCGGTTGGGGCACGAGGTGGTGTTTCCCGGCGAGCAGACGTGTTGCGGCCAGATGCACACGAACACCGGGTACCAGCGGGACGCCCTTGGCTTGGTCGCGCACCACGTCGAGGTCTTCGAGGCGGCCCTCGCGGCCGGGTGCGAGGCCGTCGTGGCGCCGTCGGGGTCCTGCGCGGGCTCGGTGCGCCACCAGCACGCGGCGGTGGCGCGCCGGTTCGGCGACGAGGCCCTGGCGGTGCGCGCCGAGGCCGTGGCGGCGCGGACGTACGAGCTGTCGCAGCTGCTGGTGGAGGTCCTCGGGGTGACCGACGTGGGGGCGTCGTTCCCGCACCGGGTGACCTACCACCCCACGTGTCACTCGTTGCGGTTGCTGGGGGTCGGCGACGCGCCACTGCGGCTCCTGCGGGAGGTTCGCGGCATCGACCTCGTCGAGCTCCCAACGGCCGAGGTCTGCTGCGGGTTCGGGGGCACGTTCTCGGTCAAGAACGCCGAGACCTCCACGGCCATGCTCGCCGACAAGATGACGGCCGTGCTCACCACGCGGGCCGAGGTCGTCACGGCGGGCGACGCGTCGTGCCTGATGCACATCGGTGGTGGCCTCTCGAGGTTGCGGACCGGGGTGCGCCCGGTGCACCTCGCCGAGATCCTCGCCTCGACCGAGGGCGGCACCCGGTGA